One stretch of Argiope bruennichi chromosome 3, qqArgBrue1.1, whole genome shotgun sequence DNA includes these proteins:
- the LOC129963831 gene encoding uncharacterized protein LOC129963831 isoform X1, translating to MFPATILCLLLSVADGLRMMALEVPQLVISGEETTLTCIFDLEEDTLYSIKWYRDDLEFFRYVPSDKPPNQFFPLKGLEIDLGRSSNGTVYIQDVDVSTAGTYKCEISADAPSFQTVSAEKMLTVTVLSDSARLPDPSVLAASFTLLLMCHFTVW from the exons GCTTGCGTATGATGGCTTTGGAAGTTCCTCAGTTGGTTATCAGCGGAGAGGAAACGACGCTGACGTGCATTTTTGACCTAGAAGAAGACACACTCTATTCTATCAAATGGTACAGGGACGACTTAGAATTTTTCCGCTACGTTCCTAGCGACAAGCCACCGAATCAATTTTTCCCCCTCAAAGGACTCGAGATTGAC CTGGGACGTTCGAGCAACGGCACGGTTTACATCCAGGATGTGGACGTGAGCACGGCGGGAACCTACAAATGCGAGATATCGGCGGATGCACCCTCCTTCCAGACAGTATCAGCAGAGAAAATGCTCACGGTTACAG TGTTGAGCGACAGCGCTCGGCTCCCTGACCCCAGCGTCCTAGCGGCGAGTTTCACATTGCTCCTTATGTGCCATTTCACTGTGTGGTGA
- the LOC129963831 gene encoding uncharacterized protein LOC129963831 isoform X2 produces the protein MRGLRMMALEVPQLVISGEETTLTCIFDLEEDTLYSIKWYRDDLEFFRYVPSDKPPNQFFPLKGLEIDLGRSSNGTVYIQDVDVSTAGTYKCEISADAPSFQTVSAEKMLTVTVLSDSARLPDPSVLAASFTLLLMCHFTVW, from the exons GCTTGCGTATGATGGCTTTGGAAGTTCCTCAGTTGGTTATCAGCGGAGAGGAAACGACGCTGACGTGCATTTTTGACCTAGAAGAAGACACACTCTATTCTATCAAATGGTACAGGGACGACTTAGAATTTTTCCGCTACGTTCCTAGCGACAAGCCACCGAATCAATTTTTCCCCCTCAAAGGACTCGAGATTGAC CTGGGACGTTCGAGCAACGGCACGGTTTACATCCAGGATGTGGACGTGAGCACGGCGGGAACCTACAAATGCGAGATATCGGCGGATGCACCCTCCTTCCAGACAGTATCAGCAGAGAAAATGCTCACGGTTACAG TGTTGAGCGACAGCGCTCGGCTCCCTGACCCCAGCGTCCTAGCGGCGAGTTTCACATTGCTCCTTATGTGCCATTTCACTGTGTGGTGA